In one Neobacillus sp. CF12 genomic region, the following are encoded:
- a CDS encoding acyl-CoA dehydrogenase, whose protein sequence is MNFLLSEEHQMMQKMVRDFALNECEPTAAQRDEEEYFDIKIWRKMAELGLCGIPWPEEYGGAGADYLSYVIAVEELSRVDASMGTTLSAHTSLAGWPVVKFGTEEQKQKYLRAMAEGKSMGAYCLTEAGSGSDSSGMKTTAVLKGNEWILNGSKIFITNGGYADIYIVFALTNPELKHKGITAFIVEKDFPGFSVGKKEKKMGIRSSATTEVIFEDCRVPKDNLLGQVGEGFKIAMMTLDGGRNGIASQALGIAQGAFDKAVEYAKDRVQFGKPISALQAIQFKLADMATKIEASRLLTYQAAWREDQGIPYGHHSAMSKLLAGDTAMEVTLEAIQIFGGYGYTREYPVERYMRDAKITQIYEGTQEIQRLVIAGNLLKQ, encoded by the coding sequence ATGAACTTTTTATTATCAGAAGAACATCAGATGATGCAAAAAATGGTGCGTGATTTTGCACTGAACGAATGTGAGCCTACTGCAGCGCAGCGCGACGAAGAAGAATACTTTGACATTAAGATTTGGCGAAAGATGGCAGAACTTGGCTTATGCGGAATCCCTTGGCCGGAGGAATACGGTGGTGCAGGTGCCGATTATTTAAGTTATGTGATAGCAGTTGAAGAACTTTCCAGGGTAGACGCTTCCATGGGGACCACTCTCTCGGCCCATACATCGTTAGCCGGATGGCCTGTTGTCAAGTTCGGAACAGAGGAACAAAAACAAAAATATTTGCGGGCCATGGCAGAAGGAAAAAGCATGGGTGCGTATTGCTTGACAGAAGCTGGATCGGGATCTGATTCCAGTGGAATGAAAACAACAGCGGTACTAAAGGGCAATGAGTGGATCTTAAACGGTTCGAAGATTTTTATTACCAATGGTGGCTATGCGGATATCTATATTGTCTTCGCACTGACCAATCCGGAACTAAAGCATAAGGGGATTACCGCATTTATTGTGGAAAAAGACTTCCCAGGTTTCTCAGTAGGAAAGAAGGAGAAAAAGATGGGCATTCGCTCCTCAGCAACAACGGAAGTGATTTTTGAGGACTGCCGCGTGCCAAAGGACAATCTTTTGGGACAAGTGGGTGAAGGGTTCAAGATTGCCATGATGACCCTTGACGGCGGTCGGAATGGAATCGCATCCCAAGCGTTGGGAATTGCTCAGGGAGCGTTTGATAAAGCTGTCGAATATGCGAAGGATCGCGTCCAATTTGGCAAACCGATTAGCGCGCTTCAAGCGATTCAATTCAAACTAGCCGATATGGCTACAAAAATAGAAGCCTCTCGTTTATTGACCTATCAAGCTGCCTGGCGTGAGGATCAAGGAATCCCTTATGGGCATCATTCGGCAATGTCCAAACTGTTAGCCGGAGACACTGCAATGGAAGTTACGCTTGAGGCTATCCAAATATTTGGAGGATATGGTTATACAAGAGAATACCCGGTAGAACGTTATATGAGAGATGCCAAAATCACTCAAATTTATGAAGGTACGCAAGAGATTCAGCGTCTAGTTATAGCTGGAAATCTGTTGAAACAATAG
- a CDS encoding electron transfer flavoprotein subunit beta/FixA family protein produces MNILVLVKQTFDPEEKIAFQYGTVSEEGVNFIINPYDEYAIEEALLLRALHGGEVTVITVGPEREENGLRTALAMGADKAIMVNSEDLNLDEYSTVKILESIIRNWEFDIILAGNVAVDYGSGQIGPRLAEELNIPQVTTITKLEIVGNEAVIERDVEGDKEVVLVSLPVLVTAQQGLNEPRYPSLPGIMKAKKKPIERIEIDDLHIEDVLEVKTITTETFFAPKKGSGRILEGAIEAQVSELAVLLRSEAKAI; encoded by the coding sequence ATGAACATTTTAGTATTGGTGAAACAAACGTTCGATCCGGAGGAAAAAATTGCGTTCCAATACGGTACCGTTAGTGAAGAAGGGGTAAACTTCATCATCAATCCTTACGATGAATATGCGATTGAAGAAGCGCTTCTATTGCGGGCTCTGCACGGTGGGGAAGTAACGGTTATCACGGTAGGACCGGAACGTGAAGAGAATGGACTGCGAACGGCGCTTGCGATGGGTGCGGATAAAGCGATTATGGTTAATAGCGAAGATTTAAATCTTGATGAATACAGTACAGTTAAAATTCTTGAGTCTATTATAAGAAATTGGGAATTTGACATCATATTAGCCGGTAATGTGGCAGTTGATTATGGCAGTGGACAAATTGGTCCGCGTCTAGCAGAGGAACTCAATATTCCGCAAGTGACGACGATCACGAAGCTGGAGATTGTTGGAAACGAAGCGGTGATCGAGCGTGACGTTGAAGGAGATAAAGAGGTTGTCTTGGTATCTCTTCCAGTATTGGTCACAGCACAACAGGGATTAAATGAGCCACGTTATCCTTCCTTGCCTGGCATCATGAAAGCGAAGAAAAAGCCAATCGAGCGGATTGAGATTGATGATTTACATATCGAAGACGTTCTAGAAGTAAAGACAATAACTACCGAGACATTTTTTGCGCCCAAAAAAGGATCAGGACGTATCCTAGAGGGGGCAATCGAAGCTCAAGTATCTGAACTGGCTGTACTTTTACGCAGTGAAGCGAAGGCAATCTAA
- a CDS encoding SDR family oxidoreductase, translating to MPTESVLITGATKGIGLEFAKVFADHRYNLVLVARDATLLEQQAEILQKDYGVQVNTFAGDLSSQATVENLHRYLKNEGINIEILINNAGAGGLGLMTELDIKKELECLQLNMISLTYLTRLIAGEMVKRKQGKILNVASTAAFQPTPGMSMYGASKSYVLTFSEAIAEELKGTGVHVSVLCPPSTKTPLTEGLAATGTKIFIKNLMDPEAVAKYGFAGLMKNKTVIIPGFKNKIMAKSVGLLPRKWVTIYTRKMIEQKV from the coding sequence ATGCCAACAGAATCAGTTTTGATTACAGGCGCTACTAAAGGGATCGGTTTGGAATTCGCAAAAGTTTTCGCAGACCATCGCTATAACTTGGTATTAGTTGCCAGGGACGCAACGTTGTTGGAACAACAAGCTGAGATTTTACAAAAGGATTATGGAGTTCAAGTAAATACTTTTGCCGGTGACTTAAGCAGCCAAGCAACAGTAGAGAACTTGCATCGGTACTTGAAAAACGAAGGAATCAACATCGAAATTTTGATTAATAATGCCGGGGCTGGCGGATTAGGGTTAATGACGGAATTGGATATTAAGAAAGAATTGGAATGCCTGCAGCTTAACATGATTTCACTAACGTATTTAACCAGACTTATAGCGGGTGAAATGGTTAAACGAAAACAAGGTAAAATTTTAAATGTGGCTTCAACGGCGGCCTTTCAGCCAACTCCAGGGATGTCGATGTATGGGGCAAGCAAATCGTACGTCTTAACCTTTTCAGAAGCGATTGCGGAAGAATTAAAAGGAACCGGAGTTCATGTTAGTGTATTATGTCCCCCTTCAACCAAAACACCGCTCACGGAAGGATTGGCCGCAACAGGAACAAAAATTTTCATTAAGAACTTGATGGACCCAGAAGCAGTTGCCAAGTACGGCTTTGCAGGGTTAATGAAGAATAAAACAGTAATCATTCCAGGCTTTAAAAATAAAATTATGGCTAAATCAGTGGGACTGCTGCCAAGGAAGTGGGTAACCATCTATACCCGAAAGATGATCGAGCAAAAAGTGTAA
- a CDS encoding MaoC family dehydratase N-terminal domain-containing protein, producing MKDLLGLELEPYCMAVEKGKIKELAIAIGDDNPIYYSLEAAKDSGYDGIPVPLTFLQVIEYHGGYGFQEKMEVLKLNPVKILHGEQEYEYLGNIYAGDELHVTSKIVRADTKIGSSGGMDFVTEESRFTNQKGELVAIAKITLIHRH from the coding sequence GTGAAAGATTTACTTGGACTTGAGTTAGAACCTTACTGCATGGCAGTGGAAAAAGGGAAAATAAAGGAATTAGCCATCGCCATTGGCGATGATAACCCGATTTACTACAGCTTGGAGGCAGCTAAGGATTCTGGTTATGATGGTATTCCTGTTCCGCTCACCTTTTTGCAAGTCATTGAGTACCATGGCGGATATGGCTTTCAGGAAAAAATGGAGGTACTGAAATTAAATCCAGTTAAAATATTGCACGGTGAACAAGAGTATGAATACCTTGGCAATATTTATGCCGGGGATGAGCTTCATGTTACAAGTAAAATTGTTCGAGCAGATACCAAAATCGGTTCTTCAGGCGGAATGGACTTTGTTACGGAAGAAAGCAGATTTACCAATCAAAAGGGTGAATTAGTGGCAATTGCTAAAATTACGTTAATTCACCGTCATTAA
- a CDS encoding MaoC/PaaZ C-terminal domain-containing protein: MYFEDLQVGDPFPILKKDPISRVQLVRFAGASGDFNPLHTVEEVGEQAGTGIIAHGMLIMGMLSQGVTTWIPRKNIKRIQVRFSKMTYPGESIEIVGRVIEKKDDNLVVGEVLAKNCEGDVKVSGIFEAVLPSTN, from the coding sequence ATGTATTTTGAAGATTTACAGGTGGGAGATCCATTTCCAATTCTGAAAAAAGATCCAATTTCACGAGTTCAGCTTGTAAGATTTGCTGGAGCATCCGGAGACTTTAATCCTCTGCATACCGTTGAAGAGGTTGGGGAGCAAGCTGGGACTGGCATTATCGCTCACGGGATGTTAATTATGGGGATGTTATCACAAGGGGTTACAACATGGATACCACGAAAAAACATTAAGAGAATACAAGTACGTTTTAGTAAAATGACGTATCCCGGAGAATCTATCGAAATTGTTGGCAGAGTAATAGAGAAAAAAGATGACAATCTCGTGGTGGGTGAAGTACTGGCGAAAAACTGTGAAGGCGATGTAAAAGTTTCAGGGATTTTTGAAGCGGTATTGCCATCAACCAATTAG